A stretch of DNA from Anopheles nili chromosome 2, idAnoNiliSN_F5_01, whole genome shotgun sequence:
GCCGGGtgaaatgctgctgctggtgctgttggtgttgctgttgttgttgttgttgttgctgctgctgctgctgatattgctgctgctgttgctgttgttggtgatgatggtaatgctgttgttgttgctgttggtgataGTGCGCCGCCTGCTGCTGCGGGAGAagatgctgctgctcctgaaagacctgctgctgctgctgaaaaagttgctgctgctggtggttgaGGTATTGCGGTGGCACTTGTCCCGTACCGACAAAGCCACTATCCTGCTGCACCTGAGATTCCAGTACGAAAGCTTTCGATTTCAGCTCCTCGGGATGCATTATGCCATCGCTTTTAGGGGGACGACACCGTATGCTCAACCAATCCCGCTGCCATATGCCCGCGGATAATTTTCCGCCGACTCAACGCGCACTGCTGCGCTGCTACGCGACACAATTAATTGAGCGAGCACCCGCCCTCGGGGGAATCGCGCGGGTGGTGCGCGCGGGGCGATGATGACGTTTTTTGGCTCGACGGCGGTGGCTTTTCACGACTTTTTCACACTCACTGTTGCTCGTGCGGCGGCTCTTCTCCGTGGCCCCGTTTTTATCGCCGCGCAGCAACGGAAAGGCACGGCTTCTTTCCTCAATCTTGTCGCCTCCTTGACGCTTCTTGGTCGCTGCGTTTCAAAGATGGATGCTGCTGCGATTTTTCGATGCACTTCTTTTCGCTGTCAAACGAATAAAACGCgccagtgtgcgtgtgctcgTGCTTCGGAAAAATGTACCAGCTTCGGGTTTTAGagtgaaaaggaaagcaatAACAGAGGGAGAAACGAGCGACCGACCGGAACACTGGGCAGCAGGCACAACACAGGATCAAATTCCTAGTCCACGTACAACACCGGGGATGGCTTACACTTTTGGTTGACCATGTCACTGAAAGTTCCAACCAAAGTCACAGCCCAAGCTAGTGTCCGCTTCACACGGTGCCTAGGATGCACCGGCAGACCGAAAATGTGGCAGCTTCACTTCAAAATTCCAAACCGTATCGCCACTCAATGTTTCCCGTTGTGCGCtaattgatgcatttttttcaccTACTTCCTGGTCTTGTTGTTCTTactctttcctttttctcaccAGGTTGAAAACGGGCGAAATGGGCGAAAATGAATCTAGCGCTGTTGTGCGATCTATTTTCGCCCAAAGTACACCCCCATTTTTATCAGCATTAGCTTTCTCGCTCGTGTGGACTTTCCTTACCAAGCTTACCATAGCTTTCATGACGTCAACAACCAATGAACATACGAGTACTCAGAGAAAGCTGGGGTGCATCCGGGAAAGCGCAATTAAAGGCCAAGGAAAACCGAATCCACTGCAAACTATGGATGTACAACAGATAAATTTGTCCAAACTTACTGCCAATGAAATTAATGTTAATGACACTCCAACTGGTGGATGTTAGGACCAAGATAGTAATATAGTCTCCAATTTAACATCCAAGAAACTAttcatgttcattttttaAGTTATTGTAAATCTTGGGTTTCAAATGAGCATGCATGTTTAAACAACCACAAATAACGCAATGGTTGGGGCTAATCTAAATTTTCATGCTGTATTGATATTATTATtctattttatgtttgtttgctttatttatcgGGCCCAGAGCAATACATCAAACGAAATATAATGTGTTTTGCTTCAGGTATCTGATTGTCTTAGGACTATCACACCTCCTTATGATGGTCATTTGTCAAAATGGTTCGTTTTGATCAAACCTTCGATTGTATAGAATGCTGTTTACCATTCTTGCTGTCATAATATGGTAGGCTTTAGAGCGCTTGGACACTGTGAATGATAAAAAGTTAAGAAATATTAGGTGTATTAACTCAGGCAAGAGTTTACTCGGTataaattgaatgttttggtgttttgttcaGTCTTATTAAACTAGGTCCTATTTTGCACAGAAGTTTAATGTGGGAAacaataagaagaagaagaagcgataAGTGAAAAATTTCAGCAACCACCACTTGGACAAGAGTATCGAATTACGCGGGCTCGTTGTTTATCCAAGAAAAGTGACGCAGAAAAGCAAACTAATTTCGTCTTGATCCATTCCTTGGTTAAGTGTTTAAGTAGCACCTACGTACGATTCGATATATTCGTACGATTACAAATTTCACGAGCGATTATcgttggtggcggtggtttgttATTGCTCGTACGCTTGACAGTTGCGATCGAGTATGGAACCGCAGGAATTGAGAAATAAATCGAACCGCTTCTCATTCATGGCCTCAGATGAAACCGTACGACATCCAGCGCTCGGTAGAATGGTAGTTATCTGTCGGATTTGCCTATCCACTCGTCCGAGGATGATTTCGATTCATAGTCCGGTGCCAGAGTACGACCAGAAAACGCTGCTAGCTATGCTACTTTCCGTCTGTTTACCCCTCAACCAGCGTGAGATGTTGCAGGGCTTTCCAGAGCAGATCTGCTGCAACTGCAAATGGAAGCTGTTGTCGGCCTACGACTTGTACGAGACGACACTTGCAAGTGATGAGCATCTGCGTGCACAAAAACCACTTGCGGTACAGCAGCAGGGATTACATAAAACAGTGGCCAGCGAAATTATTGATACGGTAAACGACGAATCTTGTAACGATGTTCTGATCCGAGTGAAAGACGAAGAGCCCGACGACGACTATGAGGAACTGTACGCATCCACCCACAGAATTCAAGACGGTAGTATGCTAGATGCAAGCGATGTCAAAGACGCAACGGTGGACGGTACTAATAACCCAACCGACGTCATCATGGTTGGTGCGGGAGACgacgaagaggacgaagaAGAGCCCAGCCTATTGGAGGAAGCGAAGGACTCAGACTCGGATCCGATGGATGCGTTCTTTAACGAGCACTACCAGTTCGAcgaagaaaacggaaaccatGGATGCGGCCTGTGCAAGCAAGAGTTCGTGTACAAAAGCCAATGTCGGATGCacatcacccaaaagcacAACCCGGCTAAGCCCTTCAAGTGCGACGTATGCTTCGTTACTCTCACCAGCCATTTGCGGCTGGTTCGGCACAAGATCGTCGCGCACGGCGCCGGCCAAATCAAGTGTGAGAATGTCAAGCAGGAGCCCAACACCAGTACCGGTGAGATGACGTACGCCTGTCCAATCTGTGGTAAAACTTTCACCTCATCGGTACGGttcaaacggcacaaaaacgTGCATGTCGTGCACAAGCGACCTTTCAAATGCGAGGTGTGTCTTTATCGCTTCGCCACCAAGGCACAGCTAACCCAACACGCCAAGGTGCACGATACGAAGCCGCAGATCGAACAATCTCCCGGTGGCTCTGACGTCGGTGAGTACGCCTGTGATCGCTGCGACGAAGTGTTTGCCACCAAGCGACCACTTACCATGCACCTGAAGAAGGCGCATCAGGTATACCGAGTGCCAGGCGGGTCACGTCCCGACGAGCGCGAAAAGAGCGAATACGTGTGCATCATTTGCAAAGCCACGTTCGCGCGTGAAACCGTCCTAAACACCCACCTCAAGATGCATGAGCTGATGGCAGCCGAGAAGGAGAAGGAACGCCGGGTCGATCTTGAGCGGCTAGTGAAACAAGAGCTGCAACAACAGTTGCAGCAGAATGCTCCTCCGTTGCCACCTCTTTCACCGGAGGTTGTCGACCGGTCGGCATGTGTGCTAGAACCGTTCGCTCTCGGGCTGGTACCGGTGAACAAATCGGGCTCCGGTtcggaaaacaacaacatcagcagcaacaataatAATAGTCCCATAGATAGCCTAAAGGACGATACAGGAACCAGTGGTCCGAGTAACTTGCTACAAGGTATGAAGCGCAAATTGCCCATGCTTTCGACACCTGCTAGTGATATGGCGTACGTTTGCCCTGTGTGCGACATGGAGTTCGATGAGCGAGAACCACTTAAGAAGCACCAAAAGGAGCAGCACTCGCGGTTGCAGGTTGGCATCGTCTCGTCGAAGCAATCGGACGCTAGCACCCCAACTAACAGTCCGGTCCCGAGTGCGTTACCCCGGCTGACGGCCATGCCCGGGCTGAAATTGCGTCTACTGGAAAATGCGCATAAAGCAAATACCAAGCAACAACCGATGGAATGTAAGTGAtatatttgttgttgtttgcatcTTAATACTTAGCTTAATCTTCATaaatttatctgttttttttttacttttttttactcttttcaTCTTtacaattatattttatttgctatcGTCATCCTTTATATCCTTTCTATTGCTATTAATCTAACTGGCATGATAGTTTGTGACTCAATTCCTAAAATAATCCATAAATAATATGtgtttttccaattttattttgcttctttatttttttcatcatgtttaaattaaatttcgatGTTTAAGAAAAGTTGCTAGAgcgatttgcattttaaaatgaattattcttttaaaaaataatttcatttacttTACGTGTATCGTTTTGCTGGCGCTTTTTGATTGCATTCGAGAAAAAGTGTTGAATATGCAAAAATAGCAGAAGgtttcgtcatcatcattcaCTCGAATTTTATGTGCttgtgtttgttcgttgtACCAGCTAAGCAAAAaggtcgttttgttttgtgtagaagaaatcgatcggtttcaTTTGCTTCAGTGCATGCTTTCGtacattttaaattgttttattgctcgTAAAAATTAGGGACACTTCGAgggaattatttattcatagtACAATTTCTATACGAGCTTTGCTTGAGTTAAATGATAAAATCGATTCTTATCGTATATGACTGTCACTCGCATGAAAAAAGTGTCAAAAATGGTTTACCATGATAGGAAGAATTATGCCATGAGAACACGTtagcaaattttttttttcgttttaataaATAGTACAGTATTAAACGCTTTTCTCCAGAAGACCGCAGAGCGAGTGTTGGCGAGTGTTATTCTCGTGGCCGTTGGGATAATTGACTGTGCTGTCATGTCCCCCTCTAACTAGCTCTAATTACCCTCTACCAGCATGTCCTCTGCCATATGTTTGGAAGCATGGAAGTAACAAAGTAAccaaacaacaccagcagATAAAAATGGTGCtgcatgcatttttcttttattatgtttttcttccagttAAGCTCGTAGCAACTCGACCGCTTCCACGATCGCTGTTGCAACGTAGTTGACATCTGGTTTTTTATCACATCTTTGTGCTTTTGTTCGTCTGTTGTACGTTTTCTGTTCGTCCGTAATAGCTTTTACTTGCGCAATTGATAATCGATAGCTTTCCCGTTAGTATTAGTATCTATTAGTACCCTAGTACAGAGTCTAGTTCGCTGGTATATGTTTTATAGGGGCCTCTTAAAATCTTGGTTTTTATGTACCTTAAACAATCCCCTCCCGAATCCTTCCACCATTGCTGGCTCTGGTGACCCGTTTGTCGCCTACGAAAACGTTCTTACGAAACTTTAAACCAGTTTTATGCACAGACCGTTTTCTCCTTTCgcgcactctttctctcttcctgTCTGGTTCTATCCACTACGTCGGCGAAGGGTTTTCCATGTTCAGTGAtgccctttttattttatttctaacGCTAcgaattttgtttcatttcttccgGTCGGGGCATTGACTTTGATGGTACATGTTCAAGTCGTTTTTCGATGTAAAATGCGCTGTTCAAGCTCGTTTTCTTACGAACAATGTTGTAGCAATTGAGCGACCATATTTGCCCTTTAGTGACCTTTCGTCTCTTATCGTATTTTGTCTATCATTCTATATTTTACCTTCTTCAAGTGCTTATCTCGATTATCATACTTGGGGTGTAATTATAATGGGACAATGTACTATTCATGCTGAACAGTGAATATTTTAGttgtgggccctttttttgttacgatCTGCCACACATTGTATGTTTTTAGATTACTTGCAAGGGCTTCAAAACGCCCTTGCACAACAATGCGCATTAAAATCAATTAGAGTCGTATGGTTTGTATTTACTTTTTCAaagtttatatttttcaataacactATTTCGCGTGAAGTTTCGAGctcatttatttccttttatttcatttgaattaCATCATTTAAAGGGCATGGTACTTTTTAATATCAAGTTAATTACatacattttttatatttcttgatgtaacatttctttttttcttgagcAAACGTTTATTCCGCTTCAATTCAAGTCAACTCAAACGCGTGTTCAATGTagcaataaaatgaaaattgtaaaTAACTCAAATACAGCTCTACAAAACAGGTGGAACTAATTTGTCTGGTTTTCCCGTTCTTTAATAGTTAATTTGCTGTGTACATGATATAAAGGAcaattatgttttgtttccaatTGTAGATGCGGATGAATCGGAGCTGCTGGATCCAGATGAAATCGGAGATGGAGATGCGTCATCGCTCGGGCCAGAACAGACTCAGTTCCAGTGCGAACTTTGCCATAAGACGTTCTTGTATAACTGCTACCTGACGATGCACATGCGAAAAAACCACGACAAATCGAAACCGTACGGTTGTAAGGTGTGCCATTATCGCTTTGGTTACCGCGGAACGCTTCTTCGGCATCAGCTAATTCATTCTTCGCAACAAGTACAACCCGGTAGCCACGGCTCCATCATTTTTAAGTGTCGCATTTGCTCGGCCAAATTTCTCGAGTTAAAACAGCTGAACGTTCATCTAAAAACTCACCGAAAGGTGGTCGAGGAGATTACCCCCGACAAAAAGGTGCAGCTTATTCAATGCAATGATTGTCCGCAAATTTTTAGAGATCAAAGTCAGCTCTGGCAACATGTACTAAAGGAACACCGGAAACATGAAAGTGGTGAAGATGACCTATATGAAGGCGAACATGAGCCGCTAAACAACGATCGGTTGATGGTGGatccgtcctcgtcgtccATGCAAGTTGATCATAGTGGTACTGTATCGCCGGTTGACGCCGATCTCAAGTTGTCCTCGGAGCAAATAcgagatgacgatgatgaatcATTCATAAGCGATCTGTCGATCATCAAAATGGAACCAAATTTTGACTGAAGGCTGCGTGTCGATGCTGGGGCTATAGGGAATTATTACGATATTTTCCTTCCTGAGAAAATCAGGAACGAAATTTTAGAATATATCAATGGGATATAGTGATAAGGGcgaaaaaatcatcaattaTGAAATTAAATGTGAGTGAGTATAAACTGATGAAAAAGGTCAAGTAAATATATTAAACTTGTTTGTACAATCTAAACCAAATAAATACTATAACAATCACTAAAATAATACACCGGGTTGCTATTGGTATGCTGGGTATTTTTAACAGAACTAACATTGAACCCGTTTTacaatcatttttattataacGAAAAAAGCTAAGAATTAGCAAATACCCCAAAGCATATTGAACGTCTTTTTATTGATACCGTAGAAAACGATTGATGTCTAATAAATCAATCGTTACTGCTcactttaatttaaatttattttgataattAATCTATTTCAAAAGGCTATGCAATTGTATGTgatatttttcacttttaatcATTTTATTAGAATAAATGGTTCGTTTGATTGAGTCAATTCAAAGCTATGATAAAGCATTGAATGTACATTCCTGTATTTTGCAGACCGCCAGTGCAATACATGGCAGGGCAGTGCTGAAACGGATTGCAACCGTATGTACGGTCTGCAGTAAACGTCAGGAGAGTTTTTGACAGCTGAAAGCATAGATCTTTTTATAGAACACGAACCAAcctgttgcttttttcttctgaaaaATGGTCTGACGCCGCGTCGTGCGTTTCTTTTCGCGTGAACgcgtttttcccattttcgtttcgttcgcatttaGTTTTCCCACATTCTGTTCGGTTTATTAGCAAGGTGAAGCATTTACGTTACAGTGAAACCGTCGGTTGTGCGTGAGAGGCCCAAGACTGTGATGAAATGGGTAGTTTGCCCAAAGAAAGTGCGACACAATAAGGTTGAACAGCCTACATTCCGCTTttcggtgtattttttttttgtgagcacTATTTGCATTTACGACCGAatctgtgtgagtgtgtgtatggtgTTGTGACGAGGCGAATGTGTGGCCCATCCGAAGGAAGGAGGaaatgaagtgaaataaaCAAAGACTGTTCGGGAAAAGATATATaattgtactactttttgatttTCAATAAATCACCAACGGTGCGACGGTTTCCGACATATTTGCGTTTCCTCGAAGTGTAGTGGctttgctcgcgatcgcggcACACTTTTGTACCTTCCTCTTCGCTCACGCTACGGCGCGAAGAAGAAACACAGGCCGATTTTACGATGGTGGCTTCAGCGCTTAAAGGGAACAGGGCAGTATGATGAAGAAACACGGCATCTGGTGTGATGGCGATGCCGTGCGGCAGGAAAAATCTAACAAGGCCAGCGAAAACGTAGTAACCCACCGCCGCGTCGTGTGAAGGGTGCAGAAGCGGGCCGTGAGAGGCGATGTGCGTTGCATTGTGCGGCGGAGAGCTTACAGCGAAGCGAAAGACACGAAGAAAGCGAACGGCAAAGAAGGCACAGAAGGGAGAAAGATAAAGAAAGCGGTGTAGTTGTTCGTGATCTCCGCAGTGGCGAGTGGCGAGGGAAAGAGAGCCCACAT
This window harbors:
- the LOC128728778 gene encoding zinc finger protein 420-like — its product is MVVICRICLSTRPRMISIHSPVPEYDQKTLLAMLLSVCLPLNQREMLQGFPEQICCNCKWKLLSAYDLYETTLASDEHLRAQKPLAVQQQGLHKTVASEIIDTVNDESCNDVLIRVKDEEPDDDYEELYASTHRIQDGSMLDASDVKDATVDGTNNPTDVIMVGAGDDEEDEEEPSLLEEAKDSDSDPMDAFFNEHYQFDEENGNHGCGLCKQEFVYKSQCRMHITQKHNPAKPFKCDVCFVTLTSHLRLVRHKIVAHGAGQIKCENVKQEPNTSTGEMTYACPICGKTFTSSVRFKRHKNVHVVHKRPFKCEVCLYRFATKAQLTQHAKVHDTKPQIEQSPGGSDVGEYACDRCDEVFATKRPLTMHLKKAHQVYRVPGGSRPDEREKSEYVCIICKATFARETVLNTHLKMHELMAAEKEKERRVDLERLVKQELQQQLQQNAPPLPPLSPEVVDRSACVLEPFALGLVPVNKSGSGSENNNISSNNNNSPIDSLKDDTGTSGPSNLLQGMKRKLPMLSTPASDMAYVCPVCDMEFDEREPLKKHQKEQHSRLQVGIVSSKQSDASTPTNSPVPSALPRLTAMPGLKLRLLENAHKANTKQQPMEYADESELLDPDEIGDGDASSLGPEQTQFQCELCHKTFLYNCYLTMHMRKNHDKSKPYGCKVCHYRFGYRGTLLRHQLIHSSQQVQPGSHGSIIFKCRICSAKFLELKQLNVHLKTHRKVVEEITPDKKVQLIQCNDCPQIFRDQSQLWQHVLKEHRKHESGEDDLYEGEHEPLNNDRLMVDPSSSSMQVDHSGTVSPVDADLKLSSEQIRDDDDESFISDLSIIKMEPNFD